One genomic window of Pseudomonas aeruginosa includes the following:
- a CDS encoding DUF4124 domain-containing protein, producing the protein MRALWFCVALMPVLAQADIYRWTDAQGKVHFSATPPAGAQRVEVRPQVVERDAATRQREQRTQEYFDARREERTAAAERAGQRQAALAEECGRLRQQLSQLERGGRFYRQDAGGGPVYLSDAELDAIRRELASRESERCR; encoded by the coding sequence ATGCGTGCCCTGTGGTTCTGTGTCGCCCTGATGCCCGTGCTGGCGCAGGCGGACATCTATCGCTGGACCGATGCCCAGGGCAAGGTACACTTCTCCGCCACGCCACCGGCCGGCGCGCAACGCGTCGAAGTCAGGCCGCAGGTGGTGGAACGTGACGCCGCGACCCGCCAGCGCGAGCAGCGCACCCAGGAGTATTTCGATGCTCGTCGCGAGGAACGCACCGCCGCCGCCGAACGTGCCGGCCAGCGCCAGGCTGCGCTGGCCGAGGAATGCGGGCGCTTGCGGCAACAGTTGTCCCAGCTCGAACGCGGCGGCCGCTTCTATCGGCAGGACGCCGGCGGCGGGCCGGTTTACCTGAGCGATGCCGAGCTGGACGCCATTCGTCGCGAACTGGCCTCGCGGGAGTCCGAACGCTGCCGCTGA
- a CDS encoding tetratricopeptide repeat protein, protein MRFARRLVLLPLLSLLAACSPTTPLFVAQVTTGEVAEYKQMKSNRMTAAIEEEGDLLTYSAMAIRDNRSAEAEKLYLTGYDNRRYSAEVRGISLYQIGLIYMSRYNDQRDDAKATDYFQRVVREFPGTHAAEHAQARLLAMRQRAREPVQKSARELLATWKPQQNLDLYKTSLDPDMTLLSRRAVLKDRVDEAAELYLLAVNDPAIPAGIKEKALYQLGLMYLAPDNPHPNRDKAIEYLRRQLLDYPEGELSNKAGRHLDQALNVQPR, encoded by the coding sequence ATGCGCTTCGCCCGCCGTCTCGTCCTGCTCCCATTGTTGTCGCTGCTGGCCGCTTGTTCGCCGACCACGCCGCTGTTCGTCGCCCAGGTGACCACTGGCGAAGTCGCCGAATACAAGCAGATGAAGAGCAACCGCATGACCGCCGCCATCGAGGAGGAAGGCGACCTGCTGACCTACAGCGCCATGGCGATCCGCGACAACAGGAGCGCCGAGGCGGAAAAGCTCTACCTCACCGGCTACGACAATCGCCGCTACAGCGCCGAGGTGCGCGGTATCTCGCTGTACCAGATCGGCCTGATCTACATGAGCCGCTACAACGACCAGCGCGACGACGCCAAGGCCACCGACTACTTCCAGCGCGTGGTCCGCGAGTTCCCCGGCACCCACGCCGCCGAGCATGCCCAGGCGCGCCTGCTGGCAATGCGCCAGCGGGCCAGGGAGCCGGTGCAGAAGAGCGCTCGCGAATTGCTCGCCACCTGGAAGCCACAGCAGAACCTCGATCTCTACAAGACCAGCCTCGACCCGGACATGACGCTGCTGTCGCGCCGCGCGGTGCTCAAGGATCGGGTCGACGAAGCCGCCGAGCTCTACCTGCTGGCGGTCAACGATCCGGCGATTCCTGCCGGTATAAAGGAAAAAGCCCTCTACCAGCTCGGCCTGATGTACCTGGCGCCGGACAACCCGCACCCGAACCGCGACAAGGCCATCGAATACCTGCGTCGCCAGTTGCTCGACTATCCTGAAGGCGAATTGTCGAACAAGGCCGGCCGGCACCTCGACCAGGCGCTCAACGTGCAACCTCGCTGA
- a CDS encoding tetratricopeptide repeat protein has product MPMRSLIVACLALSATGCNSWSLNSDLNGAYRAYDKGDCAQVMLDLSRAERRIRARPYLQPEISLLRGQCLERQSLFVDAAQTYHFIIARYPTSEYAYRAKARLETLRQLGRLSETPASASAVPTRL; this is encoded by the coding sequence ATGCCTATGCGAAGCTTGATCGTTGCCTGCCTGGCGCTGAGTGCCACCGGTTGTAACAGCTGGTCGCTGAACAGCGACCTGAACGGGGCCTACCGCGCCTACGACAAAGGCGATTGCGCACAGGTGATGCTCGACCTGTCGCGGGCCGAACGGCGGATTCGCGCGCGGCCCTACCTGCAGCCGGAAATCTCGCTGCTGCGCGGCCAGTGCCTGGAACGCCAGAGCCTGTTCGTCGACGCAGCGCAGACCTACCACTTCATCATCGCCCGTTACCCCACCAGCGAATATGCCTACCGTGCCAAGGCGCGGCTGGAGACCTTGCGCCAACTGGGCCGGCTGAGCGAGACGCCGGCCTCGGCCAGCGCCGTGCCGACCCGCCTGTAG
- a CDS encoding DUF58 domain-containing protein — translation MKPSRALLALFAALLLLAIGLGSLSALGQRLPAQLHTFWWAALAALLLLGLLDALWARRQAVPKLSRQLSGNLPLGRWSEVRLHLQHTYRRPVRLTLFDHLPAGMDFEYLPQEVELRPGESTEVGYRVRPLNRGHFVFPRCELELPSPLRLWRQRRYLEARGETRVYPDFARLYGAELMAVDHWLNQIGVRGGQRRGLGLEFHQLREFRDGDTLRQIDWKATARKRTPIAREYQDERDQQILFLLDCGRRMRSQDGDLSHFDHALNASLLLAYVALRQGDAVGAMTFAGDDRRHLPPGKGSAQLGALLNTVYDLQTSQRPADFPEAVQAVLSRQRRRALVILVTNLRDEDDEELLGAVKRLGRQHRVLVASLREEVLDTLRHEPVARYEQALAYTGTIDYLNARNGLHEKLAAHGVPVLDARPSELGPELISRYLGWKRAGVL, via the coding sequence ATGAAGCCATCGCGCGCCCTGCTGGCGCTGTTCGCCGCGCTCCTGCTGCTGGCCATCGGCCTGGGCAGCCTGTCGGCGCTCGGCCAGCGGTTGCCTGCGCAACTGCATACATTCTGGTGGGCGGCGCTCGCCGCGCTGCTCCTGCTCGGCCTGCTGGACGCCCTGTGGGCGCGCCGCCAGGCGGTGCCGAAGCTGAGCCGCCAGCTCAGCGGCAACCTGCCGCTGGGGCGCTGGAGCGAAGTGCGCCTGCATCTGCAGCACACCTATCGGCGTCCGGTTCGCCTGACCCTGTTCGATCACCTGCCGGCCGGCATGGATTTCGAGTACCTGCCGCAGGAGGTCGAACTGCGCCCGGGCGAAAGCACCGAGGTCGGCTACCGGGTGCGGCCGCTCAACCGCGGTCACTTCGTGTTTCCCCGCTGCGAGCTGGAACTGCCCAGCCCGCTGCGCCTGTGGCGGCAGCGCCGCTACCTGGAAGCACGCGGCGAGACCCGCGTCTACCCGGACTTCGCCCGCCTCTACGGCGCCGAACTGATGGCGGTCGACCACTGGCTCAACCAGATCGGCGTACGCGGCGGCCAGCGCCGCGGCCTCGGCCTGGAGTTCCACCAGTTGCGCGAATTCCGCGACGGCGACACCCTGCGCCAGATCGACTGGAAGGCCACCGCTCGCAAACGCACGCCGATCGCCCGCGAATACCAGGACGAACGCGACCAGCAGATCCTCTTCCTGCTCGACTGCGGCCGCCGCATGCGCAGCCAGGACGGCGACCTGTCGCACTTCGACCATGCCCTCAACGCCAGCCTGCTGCTGGCCTACGTGGCCCTGCGCCAGGGCGACGCGGTGGGCGCCATGACCTTCGCCGGCGACGACCGCCGGCATCTCCCGCCGGGCAAGGGCAGCGCCCAGCTCGGCGCGCTGCTCAACACCGTCTACGACCTGCAGACCAGCCAGCGTCCCGCCGATTTCCCGGAAGCCGTGCAGGCGGTGCTGTCCCGCCAGCGGCGGCGGGCCCTGGTGATCCTGGTAACCAACCTGCGCGACGAGGACGACGAAGAACTGCTCGGCGCGGTGAAACGCCTGGGCCGCCAGCACCGGGTGCTGGTCGCCAGCCTGCGCGAGGAAGTGCTCGACACCCTGCGCCACGAGCCGGTCGCCCGCTACGAGCAGGCGCTCGCCTACACCGGCACCATCGACTACCTGAATGCGCGCAACGGCCTCCACGAGAAGCTCGCGGCCCACGGCGTGCCAGTGCTCGATGCGCGTCCCAGCGAACTCGGGCCGGAGCTGATCAGCCGCTACCTGGGCTGGAAGCGCGCCGGCGTGCTTTGA
- a CDS encoding PilZ domain-containing protein has product MGLQRHIQRHQLPSYLKVFNRITDKPMGYIGNVSEDGLLLISQLPMLVGARFELRLKVPGLGGRPQCIDFSADCRWTCEDVTPGHFDSGFHLLAPPAEFLELVEALRRYFSFPRQPQSV; this is encoded by the coding sequence ATGGGTCTTCAACGACATATCCAGCGCCATCAGTTGCCCAGCTACCTGAAGGTGTTCAATCGCATCACCGATAAGCCGATGGGATACATCGGCAACGTCTCCGAGGACGGCCTGCTGCTGATCAGCCAACTGCCGATGCTGGTCGGCGCGCGTTTCGAACTGCGCCTGAAGGTTCCGGGACTGGGCGGTCGCCCGCAATGCATCGATTTTTCCGCCGACTGCCGGTGGACCTGCGAGGACGTCACGCCCGGTCATTTCGATTCCGGCTTCCACCTGCTGGCGCCGCCCGCCGAATTCCTCGAACTGGTGGAGGCGCTGCGCCGCTACTTCAGCTTCCCCCGCCAGCCGCAGTCGGTCTGA